The Pseudoxanthomonas sp. SL93 genome segment CGCTGCGCCAGGAGGCATAGGCGGCGAACGCCAGCCATGCCAGCGCCAGCAACGACCATGCGCCGACATGCCACCAGGCCGTGATGCCGAGCGGAAGCACGACGACCGCAGTGGGCAGGAACAGGCGCCAGCGACTGGACGGTGGCACCCCCTTCCAGTCGTCGCGCGGCCATTGCGCGCCGGGGAGCAGGTGCCTGACCAGTGCATCGCAGGCACCGGGCGTGGCGACGGGCGCCAGGTCCTTCAGTGCACGCTGGTCGCCCTGGTTGGCTTTCTCCGCCACGGCCGTGTCGATGCGCAGCGAGCGGCGGTGGAAGAACCGGTGCAGCACGCCCTCGTGCAGCGTCCACGCCTGGATGCGCCGGCGCGACACGCTGGTGCGAAGTCGTGCCAGCAGGCCGCGCTCCACCATCAGCCGGCGCGCATCCTCGCTCAGTCGGAATCCGTGGAACTGCAGCAGTGCCAGCGCCACGGAGAGCAGGCGCACCAGCAGCATGGCCAGGCCCACCAGGCCGATGGCAGTGGCAGCGGTGGCCATCCAGCCCAGTTGCAGCCGATCGGCGTAGCCGAAGATTTCCCGGCCGGACTGCTTGATGGCGTCTTCAATGACATTGTCGGGCAGGACCTGCCACGCGGCGCCGAAGGCCGCCGCCACCACGATCATGCCGCGGTTGGAGATCAGTCCCAGCCGCACCACGTCGGCGGTGGACATCACCAGCAGGGTATCGTCGGGCGCCGCGTGCGCGTGCGTCGCGTCGGCCAGCGTGGCGTGTTCGCCCTGGTGGCGGACGAGATGTTCCAGTGCCAGCGCATCCGCCATGCCCAGCACGCGCATCTGGGCTTCGGGTTTCTGGCCACCCGCGGATTCGAGGCGTACTTCGGCGACACCGAATACCCGGTGCAGCAGGGACTGGTGCACCACCACGTTGTGGATGCGCGAGAACGGAATCTCGCGCTGCGTGCGGTGCAGCCATCCCTCGCGTACGGTCAGGCCGTCGCGCCCCACCCGGTAGCGGTAGGTGAAGTACTGCACGATGGACAGCAGGACCAGCACGCCGATGCCGATGACGGGCGCGAATTCCGCCCAGAGGCCGCCACGGTCATTGCGGCCCCCGAAGATGACCAGCGCCACCAGCGGAATGATGAACTGCTTCAGCTGTTGCAGCAGCACGAACAGCCACGACCAGGCATGCAGTCGGCGCTCCGCGCCGGAAGGGTGTGCGGCGCCTTCCATCACAGGGCGTCGTCGTGGTCCAGCTGGTGGGCCAGCCGGTCGCGCAGGCGTTCCGCATCGGCGGCGTCCAGCCCGGGGACGGACAGCGCGGCCATCCTGGTGCCCGCGGTGTGCACCACCAGGGTCGACAGGGTCAGGCTGCGCTCCAGCGGACCGCGCTTCAGGTCCAGGTGCTGCACGCGCGAGAGCGGGACGAGTGTTTCGCTGCGCCACCAGTTGCCCCGCCGCAACGCGAAGCCTTCGTCATCCAGCTTCCACGCTATCCG includes the following:
- a CDS encoding PH domain-containing protein, whose translation is MIIPTDSGAQRESAAEPALHAGATWQPLPPRGATLAALGSAMALVFPFGFLSFFLSRASHVASPWLVVPVAVLLGAVIGAWVGIRRHRRIAWKLDDEGFALRRGNWWRSETLVPLSRVQHLDLKRGPLERSLTLSTLVVHTAGTRMAALSVPGLDAADAERLRDRLAHQLDHDDAL
- a CDS encoding PH domain-containing protein codes for the protein MEGAAHPSGAERRLHAWSWLFVLLQQLKQFIIPLVALVIFGGRNDRGGLWAEFAPVIGIGVLVLLSIVQYFTYRYRVGRDGLTVREGWLHRTQREIPFSRIHNVVVHQSLLHRVFGVAEVRLESAGGQKPEAQMRVLGMADALALEHLVRHQGEHATLADATHAHAAPDDTLLVMSTADVVRLGLISNRGMIVVAAAFGAAWQVLPDNVIEDAIKQSGREIFGYADRLQLGWMATAATAIGLVGLAMLLVRLLSVALALLQFHGFRLSEDARRLMVERGLLARLRTSVSRRRIQAWTLHEGVLHRFFHRRSLRIDTAVAEKANQGDQRALKDLAPVATPGACDALVRHLLPGAQWPRDDWKGVPPSSRWRLFLPTAVVVLPLGITAWWHVGAWSLLALAWLAFAAYASWRSAQRMGYAADEHLVAVRIGWWSRYWRFAEVDKLQALRLTRSPLDRRCGTSTLWLDTAGANGLAPPLRLRFLPEAEAQALYQRLSAALAHRRLRW